GCGCGAAGTCGGCGAGAACTGACCCTTGGTCAATCCGTAGATCTCGTTGTTGAACAACAGGATGTTCAGGTCGACGTTGCGGCGAAGAATGTGGATCAGGTGATTGCCGCCGATCGAAAGACCGTCGCCGTCACCGGTAACCATCCACACCGACAGATCCGGACGCGCGAGCTTGAGGCCGGTCGCGATCGCCGGCGCGCGTCCGTGGATGCTGTGGAAGCCGTACGTGTTCATGTAGTACGGAAAGCGGCTCGAGCAGCCGATTCCCGAGACGAACACGATGTTCTCGCGCGGGATGCCGAGCTCGGGCATCACTTTCTGCACCTGCGAGAGAATGGCGTAGTCCCCGCAACCCGGGCACCAGCGTACATCCTGGTCGGTCGCGAAGTCTTTGCGGGAAGGCGGTGTTGCGCTCGGGGCTTCGGCAGTGCTCATGGTATGTATTCCCTGACCTTCGTTACGCGCGGTCCTGTTCGGCGCCGTGACGCTCGACGATGATGGTGCGAATCCAGTCGGTCAGCTCTGCAGCAGTAAACGGCTGCCCTTTGATCTTGTTGACCGGAATGGCGTCGATGAGCGTGTAGTCGCGGATCATCCGTACGAGCTGGCCCATGTTCATCTCCGGCACGATCACCGTGCGGAATCGCTTGAGCACACGCCCGAGATCTTTCGGCAGCGGATTGATCCAGCGCAGATGCACGTGACCGACCGCCATTCCTTCGGCGTTCAGGCGCCCGACGGCTTCTTCGATCGCGCCGAAGGTCGAGCCCCAGCCGACCACGACGGCCTCTCCAAGCTCGCTTCCTGAGACTTTGATCGGCGGCAGCGTATCGGCGATGCGGGCGACCTTCTCGGCGCGCACGCGCACCATGCGCTCATGGTTGGCCGGCGAGTAGCTGATGTCGCCGCTCTCGTAGTCTTTCTCGATGCCGCCAATGCGGTGCTCGAGCGCCGGCGTTCCGGGTCGCACCCACGGACGCGCCAGCGTGTCCTCGTCACGCAGGTACGGCTGGAACCCGATCGTGTTCGTCCAGAACTTGGCCGGCTCTTCTTCGATGTCGGAATAGTTCGGCAGGCGCCACGGTTGCGAGCCGTTGGCGAGATATCCGTCCGTCAACAGGATCACCGGCGTCATGTGGCGAATGGCGGTGCGAACGGCTTCGATCGCCGCATAGAAACAGTCGGTCGGCGTCGACGCCGCAATCACCGGAACCGGGCATTCGCCGTTACGGCCGTAGACGGCCTGCAGGAGATCGGCCTGTTCGGTCTTGGTCGGCAGCCCCGTGCTCGGACCGCCACGCTGCACATTGACGATGACAAGCGGAAGCTCGGTCATGACGGCCAGCCCGATGGCCTCGGTCTTGAGCGCGATGCCCGGGCCGCTCGACGCGGTGATGCCGATCGATCCGCCGAACGATGCACCGATTGCCGCGGTCACCGCCGCGATCTCGTCTTCGGCCTGGAACGTGACGACGCCGAAATGCTTCTGCGCAGCAAGCTCGTGCAGGATGTCGCTCGCCGGCGTGATCGGGTACGAGCCGTAGAACAGCTGGACTCCGGCACGCGAAGCGGCCGTCATCAGACCCCACGCCGTCGCCTGGTTGCCGGTGATGCTGGTGTAGAGTCCGGGCGCGATCTTCGCGGGACCGACTTCATAGCGCGTAACGAAGAGCTCGGTCGTTTCGCCGAAGTTCCAGCCCGCCTTGAACACGCGCGTGTTGGCTTCGACGAGTGCGGGATTCTTGCGGAAGCGCGCGGCGATCCAGCGCAGCGTCTCCTCGGTCGGCCGGTTGTAGAGCCAGCTGCACAGGCCGAGCGCGAAGAAGTTGCGGCAACGCACCACCGAACGCGTCGGCAGGTCCATGTCGGCAACCGCCTGCGTCGTCAGCTTGGTCATCGGGATATCGACGACATGCCAGCGCGTAAGCTCCGCGGTCTTGCCGGGATGCTCTGCGTAGCCGGCCTTGACGAGGTTGGACTTGGTGAATGCGTCTCCGTCGATGATCAGCGTGCCGCCGTCGCGAAGATCGGCGACGTTCACCTTGAGGGCGGCCGGATTCATCGCGACCAGCACGTCGGGCTGGTCGCCGGGCGTGTAGACGGTCTTGCTCGAGAAATTCAGCTGGAAGCCGCTGACGCCGGCGAGAGTTCCCGCAGGTGCTCGGATCTCGGCGGGAAAGTCCGGTAGCGTCGCGATGTCGTTGCCTGCCAGGGCCGATTCGGTGCTGAACTTTGTGCCGGTCACCTGCATGCCGTCGCCGGAATCTCCGGCGAATCGGATGACGACGGTGCTGACGGTCTCGACGGCCTTCGGCGGGACGCTCGAGGCTTGGGACATGAAAAACTCCTTGTTGTCCGCAGCGGTACCGGCTGGCCCTGCCGGCAGACAAGCGCCCGGATTCTACGCAGAGAAATGAGCGGGAACAATGATTCTCTGCAGGGTCGAGCAGCCGCCCTTATTTCACCCCGCGAGCGCGGGGGCCGTCAGGCCGTGGACGGGCGCGGGCGCGTTTTCCACCGCCGGTGTGCCCAGTTCCACTGGTGCGGAAAGCGGCGGACGACGCGGTCGACCTCGCGGCCATATCGCTCCGTCAGGTCCCGGAGCGCCGACTCGCGCTCACCGCCGCCAAGGCGGCCTTCCGGCGGCGAAATGAGCTCGCAGAGCACGGGCGACGTGCGGTCGCCCTGCCACACCGAGAATACCGGCAGCACCGGCGCGCCCGTGGCCAGGCTGAGCCGCGCGAGCATGGTCGACGTGCACGCCGGATGGCCGAGGACGTCGATGAAAATGCCCCGTCCGTCGCGCTGGTTCTGGTCGAGCGGCACGGCGACGCAGCCGCCGCCGGCCAGGATCCTGAGCGCATCGCGGACGCTGCCGCCGCGCCCGAGGGTCGTGACCCCGCAGCGCTCGCGCTCGCTCAGCACGAACCGGTCGATCTCGGCGACGCCGAGCGAGCGATGAAACACCGCCACCGGCGCAACCAGGCTGCCGAAGATCCGCGCCAGCAGCTCGAAATTGCCGATGTGCGCCGTCAGCAGCAGAAGCCCGCGCCCGGATGCGCGTCCTTCGGCGACCGCGGCGCGCAGCGACGTCCAGTCCGGATCGAGCCTGGCGGCGTCGAGCACGTCGTCGCAGTG
This sequence is a window from Candidatus Limnocylindrales bacterium. Protein-coding genes within it:
- a CDS encoding 2-oxoacid:acceptor oxidoreductase subunit alpha; translation: MSQASSVPPKAVETVSTVVIRFAGDSGDGMQVTGTKFSTESALAGNDIATLPDFPAEIRAPAGTLAGVSGFQLNFSSKTVYTPGDQPDVLVAMNPAALKVNVADLRDGGTLIIDGDAFTKSNLVKAGYAEHPGKTAELTRWHVVDIPMTKLTTQAVADMDLPTRSVVRCRNFFALGLCSWLYNRPTEETLRWIAARFRKNPALVEANTRVFKAGWNFGETTELFVTRYEVGPAKIAPGLYTSITGNQATAWGLMTAASRAGVQLFYGSYPITPASDILHELAAQKHFGVVTFQAEDEIAAVTAAIGASFGGSIGITASSGPGIALKTEAIGLAVMTELPLVIVNVQRGGPSTGLPTKTEQADLLQAVYGRNGECPVPVIAASTPTDCFYAAIEAVRTAIRHMTPVILLTDGYLANGSQPWRLPNYSDIEEEPAKFWTNTIGFQPYLRDEDTLARPWVRPGTPALEHRIGGIEKDYESGDISYSPANHERMVRVRAEKVARIADTLPPIKVSGSELGEAVVVGWGSTFGAIEEAVGRLNAEGMAVGHVHLRWINPLPKDLGRVLKRFRTVIVPEMNMGQLVRMIRDYTLIDAIPVNKIKGQPFTAAELTDWIRTIIVERHGAEQDRA
- a CDS encoding lysophospholipid acyltransferase family protein, with the translated sequence MEVAQWQDKALCGPGSPDPRTTLRKVTDRAAYQALRGVWSVLESASLARARGGLERLADLFARADRNHRRVVEENLEIAFPSMDTVVRDSVVRATFQNWGRIIAEIAHCDDVLDAARLDPDWTSLRAAVAEGRASGRGLLLLTAHIGNFELLARIFGSLVAPVAVFHRSLGVAEIDRFVLSERERCGVTTLGRGGSVRDALRILAGGGCVAVPLDQNQRDGRGIFIDVLGHPACTSTMLARLSLATGAPVLPVFSVWQGDRTSPVLCELISPPEGRLGGGERESALRDLTERYGREVDRVVRRFPHQWNWAHRRWKTRPRPSTA